Genomic segment of Benincasa hispida cultivar B227 chromosome 1, ASM972705v1, whole genome shotgun sequence:
agttggtatcGTTAGAAATGTTCAATCAAATAGATTGGGAAATGATACATTCAACCTGTGAACTAGGAtctactttggaagaaaggaatgTAGGAGTAGATAACTGTAATTTAATACAAAAGGGAATATTGTTTAAtaccaaagaagatttacagcttgcTGTGATAGAACACTACGAAATTGTcgtagtggaatcaaatcagGATCTTTGGTATATTAAATGTAAACTTGGAGTCACGGTTGTGCTTGGAGGCTACAAGCATGTCGGCGCAAAACTCATGGAATGTTCGAAATCACATAACTTCAAGGAGAACACTCATATTTGTTTTCAGAGTTGACACAGGATCATTCACAGCtggattcaaatttcatgagtaTCGAAATTCAGAATTTGGTTAGAGGCTTATAATCGATTTCCAATTGTAGTAACATAAGTCCAACTACAGGCCCCAGATCATCGTCCACTTAGTGtcgatattattttatttatatatttatttcgttaccattttatgtaagaatataaattaattgtattttttataattttagatggagtggtgtattagtTGCCTCTAAAtagtcagcaaatatgttgctcatgtacagaaaaatatttgacatgCTGATGCGCAATCAGAtagtaaatatgtatataaatgaatatttaaaaaattttacatGTATACTTATTATTTGTTTTGTCAGGTTATTTGGACATCATACCCACAGATTTGGTCATCCTTATCTGATTATTGTCGTAatggtgaagacatctggttgactattagccctcttatatgcttcaaTATAGTAGAGTGACATCATCCAGATCGTATGCTGAGACAGTTCGGTATGCGAAAAACGATACATTTGTTATCCTATACACTCCCAGAACTACACCAGATCAATTTAAGAGGTAAGCATGACCAAGACTAGCGTCGAATCCATGCGGAGTATTTATCCTAATGGCATGGACGACGTGATCGTTGTGCACAGggagaattaacaaatgggcCAGCTGTATTAGACGACTACTTTCCCTGGTACAATTCgatcacgaggcgatttatcTCACTTGACACGCTTACTCTTattggtaagagatttaaaatcagacattttccatatatataatatgaatattgtttaatatattttttttattctacagaataattttatcgacGATGTTCAGCAATATTCAGTGCAGAACAACCTACCAGAATTGAGTTCAATGTGTTAGCAAACATTGATCAACatagaaagtattattcaacaaacaagacgactcaatgttgctgacaccgatcgaagacgtattcgtcgtagacgacAGTGACAACAGGGTGAACttaatttagagggacacgaagacaaccccCATGAGGAGTAAGGGCCAGGGGGTCTTTTTAAATCCCACATTGTATCATTCTCaaattggaaatctcaaaagaactaattgtaaatattctttaatatcatggtattttttttttaaatatgagtGTAAGATGTTTTCAccgtagattaaatatataattaagtttaataatgaaagaattaagtttaataattaagtttaacaattaaaaaaacaattataagcaataatgaaggaattaagttaagtttaacaattaactttaaaaaaaaaagaaaaaaaaatttataagcgaatcgtgtaccgggtacatgaGTTCGCTTGACTGGTCAATCAGTCCATGTCAGCTGATTGGATTAAATGGtactcgtgtacccggtacacgagtgTGCCTCATGGAAATCGTGTACCACGTACACGATTTCACTATCCTAAATCTGTCAATACTTTCCCAAAacacctattttttaaaatacttccTCCCAAtcctattttttttcattatttattaaaaaaacattatttaaaaaaaaattctgatTTGCATCATACTAGTTGggtttttagccaaattttaaaaactaaaataatttttaaattttgatttgattttttaaaccattgataaaaaaataggtaataatttgaaattggaaGTAGTGCGGGCTAAGAAACACAGACacaaatacatatatatgatatgatacgACGATatgttaatttctaaaaaactaagacatggatacgttgaagatacattatatatataatgtctaattaattgctatagtacttattttaagttagattaaaatagattcaagaatagagtgaaaacttgaaaaaaaatccaGTAACGTTGAATCATTGTTGAGTGACTAGAGTAGACTGTAGGAAggaagtagaagatgaagattgaagatgaAGGGGctgtgaatcatgatttaaatagtaaGAGCACagggaagaatgaagatttaattacgtttcaggtttttttttttttaaatttttttatgtttttatcatttttaatttattttgttttggattgctcaattaaagtggacttttatgtttgaaaatgatttaaaaatggttgaaatcacttttgtcatttttaaaatcaccatgaaacatgtttaatccttcaaaaccaattttgatgatatggaaattgcatttaaaagtgtaaatttgaaaactaaattaattttgaataatagtatgttttcgagtgattttaaaaatgaaaaaaaaaaagatttttgatgattttaaaatcactcctaaacTAAAATCTAGGAAGCACAAATACTATTTGTGCAGAGAATCGGTATCAGATACGAATACATCCACATACGTGGTAGATACATGTCTGATAGgtgatttgaagtatctgattttttatttttatttttaattttcatatatatgtatatgcttCTAGATACGTGAAGGGATACGTGcatcaattttttgtttcaaatttaagcCAACCATTTAAAAAGCCCAACCTtcaacccattttattttagtacaTGTTTaggaatgattttaaaatcatcaaaaatcatttttttttcatttttaaaatcactcgaaaacacacttttaattactcaaaattaatttaattttcaattttatacttttaaatgcaattttcatatcatcaaaattatttttgaagaattaaacatatttcacggtgattttgaaaatgacaaaagtgatttcaaggattttaaaattacttcaaAATATAAAAGCCACTTAAATGGagcaatccaaaataaaataaattaaaaataataaaacataaaaaattaaaaaaaacccgAAATGTAATTAAATCTTTATTCTTCCCTTCTTtctcactatttaaatcatgattcacacctCATTCATCATCAACTTCAttattcaatcttcatcttctacttctttcctaACATCTACTCTAGTGACTCAACAATCACTCGACgttacttgattttttttcttcaaattttcactctcttcttgaatctattctaatctaacttaaaatatgtattatagtaattaattatatatatatataatacgtATCTTtaacgtatccgtatcttagttttttaaaaattaacgtATTGCCATATCGTATTCATATCTATATTTGTGCTTCttagactaaaataaaatatgttgtGTGTTGGGCTTTTTAAGTAGTTgagcttaaatttgaaaaaaaaaattgaccaacTTATCCTTTCTGAAAACATGTACGCatatctgaaaattaaaaataaaaataaaaaaaataagatactTCAAACCACGGACATATCCGCATTATATCCATATCATATTATATCAATTCTTTGCACACTTAGAAGTGAGttaattttaagaaacaaaaaattcagtgtgtgaaatttcaattttgtttttaatctcAAACTTCGAAAAAGTAAGAGAGAGATAGATGGAGCGACAGCCATCTTCACCAGGATCATCGCCGGTTGAGCTAGGAGACTGCCTAGAAGAGCTGCTCCAGTTCACTCTCCAATCTCACATCGATGGAACCCTGGAGCATGATCTAGGGTTGCACACAGACTTCTGCTCCCACCTCCTGAATCACAATCTTCCTCCACCCAATTTGGATCGCACTGGTACTGAAAAAAATGAATCCTTAGTTTGTAATTTTCGGAAAAGACAGAAGAAATTGCTTCTCTTGAACTCGCGTTTCTCtctattgattttgaaattcaCTTTCCGGGAGTCCATGATTTTGGTAGCGGATTCAGTGATAAAGAAGAAATGTACCACTTCAAATTAGATTCTGGAACTTTATGACTgtagtttgtttgtttttaacttatatttaataaaacGGAATTAAATCAGAAAATTGATCGTAGTTCATAATGCGTTAAAAGTACTAAGCTCTTCTCTGTAGTTGGGTTCTTCCCGTTTCTCCGAGACCTCCGTATTCGCATCCTCTGTGCTATTTCATGAACTATTTCAATGCTGGTTCGTCTTCCATGTCTGAACAAAGCGAACGCTAGATGATATGTGCTTTTCAATTATAAGACTGTTgaaatattattattcttttgatttttttttctaaaattttattttgctGAATCAGTGTTTAATCCGATCTAGGAGTTGGATATTCTTATCTTGTAGGGTTACCTTTTACTATTTAAATGTTTGTTTTGACTGAACTTGGGAATTGATGTTGGATTTTCTTAACGCCTTTTAGATTCTGAGTGGCTgttttttgtcctttttttagCTTAGTTTTAGATGATTTGTTGGTGCTTAGGCAATTTTCTGTCTTGTTTTTGAGAAAGGAAAGGTAtttattttactaattattcGAAGGAAATGTTATAAGTTCAAATCATTGGGGGGATTGGGTATTCTATTAGTGGAGGTGAAGATGATATTTCcctttattctttttcattttccttccCCTAACTACATGAACGTGGCATGAAATTTGACAAATTCTTTTCTCCTAGTCTTTTGTTAATACACACACATTCTCTAATTTTGAGCATTAAAATTTTAGGTATAAGGAACTAAGGATGTAGGTCGATTGCCAGTTTCTTATATTTGTGTACTAATATTATTGGCCGTATATTATCCAGACATACTTGTTCTCTTTACTTCAGCAAGCATAGTGTGAAAACAAACTGTCCTgcttttgatttatattttgatatGGATAACAAGGGGCTTGTGAAATTCTTCTCTTCACACTCGATGTATCAAATTCTCTATCAGATGTCTCCAGATTGTATAAGGATCTAGTGTCCTCACTTCGGAAGTCAGTCTCGAAACCATCATGTGGGTCACTAGATGACTTGGAGGACAAAGAAGAATGTAATGAGTTGATTGCTCAAGGAGGAGCGGAATTAGTAAATGCAAGTGCTTTTAGGCTTGATTGATTGAGTCTATAATTATGACGATTTCCAACACCCATCTCCTATGTCTAATCGAGCATTTGCTTGCACATTGCAGGTTCTAAAGACAGTAAACTTTGAGCTTCATGTTCATGAGCCTTTCTTTACTCAGCTAAGAGGTAATTCTTAGACTTTCTGTACATTCTTAAGCTTGTGCTAGATGTATTAAGAGTACTAAATATGTAAACAAGAACAGGTAAAAATCAAGCCTATCTCACACAAGAGTTCTCAGTACACAGCACATGTCATACAAAAAACTCAATAACCAAACGTAAGAAAGTAAGGAGTAAGGACTTTTGAAGGCCAATTCTGTTATCAAAGTATTcgctaaaagaaaaaatcacgTCACTACTGTAGGGGCTTTGCTTTTATACCGAACAGTACACTAGGCTACCTCTATCTCttactctttttttcttttagtaaaGGCTACTTCTAATTCTTGATAGTTGAATTTCTTACCGTGTAAAATCAACTTTCGTACTACAAGTACAAATAACCACAGTAACTTTCATTGGTTAAGAGGCTTAAAATCTGAATATCTAACTGAATACCAAGTGACTTGAATCAGTAACCAATGTCATGTATATTGGCACTTAGACAATATATAGACAAGATGGTATCCTATTAGAAGAGAGTCTTGAGTTCAAATTCCTTCTTATGGATGTTAATAGTTTTACGTGAAGGAGAGTGTTAATgatacatataaaaaatattagcttaagcttttgggttcACTTTGGTAGTATTTTTCTTGGGAATATGCTTATACTTGTTGAGCTATTGATTTAGTGTCGTGATTTTTAACATTGATttatctcatgcaatatattaTTGGTTCTAGATGGCCTAAAGAGAGTGGAAGGAAGATGTGCTGCTGGGGATTACAATCGGTATTGCAGAAAACTTTCCCATTATAAAATTACTTTCTTAGATGGTTGTGCATTTTCCATTGTGGtgtataaaaaattttcaattctgtAAACAGACATGATAATATACATCAGATGGAGTAGCGCAAATGAGAACAGAAATGGAATCTTGCATTGCGATTTTCTTCTTAGAGAAACTGTGCACATCATTTAAAAGATGTTACGGTATTGGAGACATTTGAGTTGCTATAGTTGTGAAATGTTACAGGGTTCTTTGTTGTCACTGGCCCGTTAATTTATAGCTTGTCACTATTGTGTTGAAATGGACAAAACAACCTAAATGTCAAAGTTGCACGTTATTTAACACTCTAATAATTTTTAGCCATCTTCTTGGTTCAGAATTCAGCCTGGAGCGTTGATACTTTTCAATAAATGTTTGTTGTTTGAGGTTCAGGTATTAATTCTGCATATTTCAAAACATTGACATTTCTACACTATCCATTATTTCCTTACAAACTTCTGAAACTCTGCAGGATGTACGTCAATACCCCTCCTTTTCTGCAATGTTGAAAGCAGAGAGTCTTGATAAAGTTCTTCCTGGGATAAAAACCTTAGCAGATGGTAAGATAATATACCTATatctttaattttcatttccTAAATATCTCATTATCTTGTTCATGGTAATACTTTGAcatgaactttttttttgtttttttttgttctatacAATTTTGACATTATCCTTCttgcctcttcttcttttttttttttttccttttcttttcctttctaatGTAGCAGTTCCCAAAAATTACTTGCCTAGTGTGCTTCACGACTTATGACATGTTTGTGAATGATTCTAAAGTGGTTAAAATtgcttttgtcattttcaaactcaaaaaatatttttaatcattcaaaatcaattttaatagtatgaaaaatgcttttaaaagtgtaaaattaaacattgaatttattttgagtgattaaaggtgtatttcaaaatgattttaaatacgaaaaaattgattttaactatttcaaaattactcTTAAACATGCCATTAGAGACATTATTTGTTAATACCTTTTGGAGGTCTTAAGAGCCATAAACTGAGGCAAAGATGAtcgataaattaaatataaagaagattgataACAAATATTCTGAAGCCATGATAAATATATTGAATATCATGACACTATTACTAGAGAATAAAATGGGGAAGCATGACACCTTCTGCTAGGGGTGTGAATAAAACTTGATGATCCAAAAAACCCGATCAATCCAACCTCTAACATGTACGATTTGGTTTgaattgggttcaaataaatgaaaactttatGAATGGGGTTGGTTCATAGGTTCACCTAAAATACCTGAACCAACcctaaacttattattaattacttaatttaaaaaagtatgtttttatttatttttatttttttaattttactattaatacaattatatatatattaattttacttCATTTCATGATAAGATTTAAATAATGATCCAAGCAACCCGAACTAACCAAATCCAAAAgtttcatggttgggttagtgttgggttcattatttaataagagttgtttgggttgaagaaatttacaacttAAACGATTGGGTTTGGTCTAAAAAGTACTTCAACCTAACCCAATCCAACTTACGTACACCCCTACCTTCTGCCCCAATCAAAATCAGCTCATTTCCTCCActttttatgaaaactaaagCTTGCCCAATCTGGTTAGTTTGCTGATACAAAGTCCTTCTGTTCTCTCTTTCTTGTGTGTGTGTGAAATGATCCAGCTACCATTTGAATACTGTATGGGTAATGGGGTGAAATTTGCTTCAGGTATCCAAATATACAGGAAGTTCTACTCTGAAGAGAAAGAAGTGTCCAACGGTGTTCTTGGGATTCATGTAAAAAAATCTGTTGCCCAGCCATACGTTGTTTTGTCCAGAATTATATCTGTGAGTTTTCTTGCATCCCTACTTTTCCTTACCTACGTCTTTGTTGCCAAGGCCAAAGTAACAGCACAAAAAACTGGGACTGTTTTGTTCAAGGGATTGGGAAATGCTAATGGGCTAAGAttcttgtttgatttttttgtaaGCTGTAGTCAACTCTTCAAACCTTAATCTAATCTAATCTAATCTAGTCAATTTTTAGACTATTTTCTAAGAAACAATCAATTTTTcaacttatatatttttacctatatatattttcttttccctaTGGATTGACATCCAAACTTTAAAGGTCCATTTAGTAATCGGttcgatttttaaaattaggcCTATTTTGCctccatttcttacaatgattcgAATCGCtattaagtacaatgattgaatatttagtcaaatttcaaaaacagaaacaagtttttaaaagttattttttttaagttttcaaattttggtttggttttttaaaccattggtaaaaagtagataacaaatgatgaaatttggaggtagaagtggtatttatagatttaatttttaaaaagagaaaagtaaaaaaatcaaatgaatgccAAACGACGCTTAAATAATAGAACAATTGTTGACAATATTCCcatcaataaattataaaactagTCAATGAAAAAGATCTACATTATTtccataaaagaaaaattaatccTATCTATTTTATGTAAACACACATTGTTGATGCTAAAAATTGCATCAACAGTGAATTTGTATTCTTGAGGAAGAGTAGCCTAAAATCTTGTAAAAATGAGCAAATTTGAACATTAGTGTGATGTTGAGTGAAATCCACTTAGATGCTCAAGTTAGAATCAAGTTTTAGAAATTGGTCAATTAATAGAAAATATGTATGAGTTTTCGGTGTACCTTTCTTCGACTGCAACTCGAAGATTATATAGATCAATCCCTTAGTAACTAAAATTTGCACGACCTTTCCTCTTCTCAATCACTACTAGATTTCATTTCAGTTGTTAACCATTCGAGCCATCATTGTTAAAGTTGTTACACATTTCAGCCATCAATATGCTCGACTCTTGGATGAGCCTCTGACATTCAGTTAATAGTTGTTTGATTAGCAACTAACTCCATCATTTAATGAAGTTTGGCCACCTATTAAGGATTTAAAATTCTACGAATTTTCTTTGCacacaaatgttgtaaagttaGACAAATTGTTTCATAGATTAAATTAGTTGGGGTGTGCAAAAGTTCGTTggatataaaaaaaagtaaaaataaaataaaataataataataatcccgTCTCTTAAAATTCTTAAAACGGCAAGTCTATAACCGACCAACTTAAGCAGTTTTGTATAAACTtgcataaattatatatatatatataaattctttttAATGCAACCTTTCAAGtagttttgaaaataagaaatagggaaaaagaaaatcgATCAACCACAAAAAATTTAGATGTGTTGAGTGTAGACATTTTAAATAcgtaatatatttaatatttagaaacaaaacaaaaccagTAAACACACTACTTTTATACTATAATATACTAAATGGAAAATGACAATATTGGGTCAGTTGGTGAAGAGATCTCTCACTCTCAGTTGTCACACACTAGATTCTGTACCATAACTCACATGCTAGTTGTCATCTCCACTATTTCTAATTATTCCAAATCTTTTCtactaatttaatctttttaaattaagtttattttcttccatttttttctaatgatttacatttttttgtaagtacaatggttgaattcttaatcaaatttcaaaaacaaaagtcACTTttaaaaagctatttttttttatggttttcacaaacaaagaaatttagaggtgaaactAGGagttataggcttaatttttaaaaacaaaaacaaaaaatatgcccagtttggtaaccattttgttttttatttttgttttttaaaactaagcctatttaatataatttttttacaataatttgcttaagtacaatggttggattcttagttaaatttaaaagaaaaaaataactttttgaaagttagtttttttagttaccaaaatttggcttggtttttaaacaattggtgaaaagtagataacaaagaaaaagatttggaggtggaagtataGGTTtaatattcaaaagaaaaaataaaaaacaaaatggttactaaagTCAAAATGATTATAAAACAAATTCATAGTATTTCAGttgttatttagttttttatttttaaaaattaaattcatgaaCACTACTTTTATCTCTTAATTAATGGACtagtaaatttttttaag
This window contains:
- the LOC120071108 gene encoding uncharacterized protein LOC120071108 isoform X4, whose amino-acid sequence is MERQPSSPGSSPVELGDCLEELLQFTLQSHIDGTLEHDLGLHTDFCSHLLNHNLPPPNLDRTGACEILLFTLDVSNSLSDVSRLYKDLVSSLRKSVSKPSCGSLDDLEDKEECNELIAQGGAELVNVLKTVNFELHVHEPFFTQLRDGLKRVEGRCAAGDYNRIQPGALILFNKCLLFEVQDVRQYPSFSAMLKAESLDKVLPGIKTLADGLFWSFDEDLKCKISFSFDVQCQMQATQTHCYGRRSKSTKCLTN
- the LOC120071108 gene encoding uncharacterized protein LOC120071108 isoform X2, which gives rise to MERQPSSPGSSPVELGDCLEELLQFTLQSHIDGTLEHDLGLHTDFCSHLLNHNLPPPNLDRTDVSRLYKDLVSSLRKSVSKPSCGSLDDLEDKEECNELIAQGGAELVNVLKTVNFELHVHEPFFTQLRDGLKRVEGRCAAGDYNRIQPGALILFNKCLLFEVQDVRQYPSFSAMLKAESLDKVLPGIKTLADGIQIYRKFYSEEKEVSNGVLGIHVKKSVAQPYVVLSRIISVSFLASLLFLTYVFVAKAKVTAQKTGTVLFKGLGNANGLRFLFDFFVSCSQLFKP
- the LOC120071108 gene encoding uncharacterized protein LOC120071108 isoform X3 → MERQPSSPGSSPVELGDCLEELLQFTLQSHIDGTLEHDLGLHTDFCSHLLNHNLPPPNLDRTGACEILLFTLDVSNSLSDVSRLYKDLVSSLRKSVSKPSCGSLDDLEDKEECNELIAQGGAELVNVLKTVNFELHVHEPFFTQLRDGLKRVEGRCAAGDYNRIQPGALILFNKCLLFEVQDVRQYPSFSAMLKAESLDKVLPGIKTLADGIQIYRKFYSEEKEVSNGVLGIHVKKSVAQPYVVLSRIISAYFGRSTKI
- the LOC120071108 gene encoding uncharacterized protein LOC120071108 isoform X1, whose product is MERQPSSPGSSPVELGDCLEELLQFTLQSHIDGTLEHDLGLHTDFCSHLLNHNLPPPNLDRTGACEILLFTLDVSNSLSDVSRLYKDLVSSLRKSVSKPSCGSLDDLEDKEECNELIAQGGAELVNVLKTVNFELHVHEPFFTQLRDGLKRVEGRCAAGDYNRIQPGALILFNKCLLFEVQDVRQYPSFSAMLKAESLDKVLPGIKTLADGIQIYRKFYSEEKEVSNGVLGIHVKKSVAQPYVVLSRIISVSFLASLLFLTYVFVAKAKVTAQKTGTVLFKGLGNANGLRFLFDFFVSCSQLFKP